One Solanum pennellii chromosome 10, SPENNV200 genomic region harbors:
- the LOC107001820 gene encoding polyadenylate-binding protein 7-like, producing the protein MAVPPTVLATPSSLYVGDLHHDVSDGQLFDYFSDFKSLASVRVCRDSSTGRSLCYGYVNFVSPQDAIRAIEVKNNSTLNGKIMRVSWSLRDPDARRSGKGNVFIKNISDTIDNAKLQEMFQKFGNILSCKIVTHEDGKSKGYGFVQFGSEESADAAIEKLNGIVAGEKQLYVGKFVKKTDRISPNPDAKYTNLYFKNLDVDISEEHLREKFSGFGTIISLVIAKDENGAPKGFGFVNFDNPDDARKAAEAMNGSPVGSKTLYVARAQKKAEREQLLKRLFEERRREQIMKYQGSNVYVKNIDDDVTEYELHQLFSQCGTITSAKVMQDEKGLSKGFGFVCFSTAEEAYSAVNTFYGFMLHRKPLYVAIAQRKEERQAQLQLQHAQRLAGLTGASAMYPGAYPPLYYPGHGVVPQVPARPGLMYQSLAMRPGWGTNGFTNTPRPSYQPAPVPMIPNAYRPYRPNRGRMNGYMPASNVTNVQPSGQPAVPSKDSQRAGQVRFAPNGQTRDVNNRSFGSIAVGSAADGTEMLSTLLASANSDQQKQILGERLYPLVHKHKPELASKITGMLLEMDNAELLLLLESPESLATKVDEAVEVLKLSKAKVSSQESLQPSFLSASEVAVN; encoded by the exons ATGGCGGTTCCTCCGACTGTCCTTGCAACGCCATCATCATTGTACGTTGGTGATCTTCACCACGATGTTTCCGATGGAcaactttttgattatttttcagACTTTAAAAGCCTTGCTTCCGTCCGCGTCTGCCGTGATTCATCCACTGGACGTTCTCTTTGTTACGGCTACGTCAACTTTGTTTCCCCACAGGATG CTATACGTGCTATCGAGGTAAAAAATAACTCCACCCTCAATGGAAAAATTATGAGGGTTAGCTGGTCTCTGCGTGACCCTGATGCGAGACGAAGTGGTAAAGGAAATGTGTTCATCAAG AACATAAGTGATACAATTGACAATGCGAAGCTTCAAGAAATGTTTCAGAAGTTCGGAAATATCTTATCTTGTAAAATTGTCACTCATGAGGATGGAAAGAGCAAGGGATATGGCTTTGTCCAGTTTGGGTCGGAGGAGTCTGCCGATGCTGCTATTGAGAAGCTTAATGGGATCGTGGCTGGAGAAAAACAACT GTATGTGGGCAAATTTGTCAAAAAGACTGACCGGATTTCGCCCAATCCTGATGCTAAGTACACAAATTTGTACTTCAAGAACTTGGACGTTGATATCTCAGAGGAGCATCTAAGAGAAAAGTTCTCTGGGTTTGGGACAATTATAAGCCTTGTTATTGCAAAGGATGAGAATGGAGCTCCAAAGGGTTTTGGATTTGTTAACTTTGACAATCCAGACGATGCTAGAAAAGCTGCCGAAGCAATGAACGGATCACCTGTTG GCTCCAAGACCTTGTATGTAGCAAGAGCACAAAAGAAAGCAGAGCGCGAACAACTCCTGAAGCGCCTCTTTGAAGAGAGAAGGAGggaacaaataatgaaataccaG GGTTCAAATGTGTATGTCAagaatattgatgatgatgtcaCCGAGTATGAGCTGCACCAACTGTTTAGCCAATGTGGCACAATTACTTCTGCGAAAGTTATGCAAGATGAGAAAGGTTTGAGTAAGGGTTTTGGATTTGTGTGCTTCTCCACAGCAGAGGAGGCCTATAGCGCTGTGAATACTTTTTATG GATTTATGCTGCACCGAAAGCCGTTGTATGTGGCTATTGCTCAAAGGAAAGAGGAAAGACAGGCCCAGCTACAGCTACAGCATGCACAACGACTTGCTGGGCTAACAGGAGCTTCAGCTATGTATCCTGGTGCATATCCTCCCCTTTACTATCCAGGCCATGGTGTTGTTCCTCAAGTACCAGCACGACCTGGGCTGATGTACCAGTCTCTTGCTATGAGGCCAGGTTGGGGTACTAATGGGTTCACAAACACCCCCAGACCTAGCTATCAACCTGCTCCAGTTCCCATG ATTCCTAATGCTTATCGACCATATCGGCCGAACAGGGGAAGGATGAATGGATATATGCCAGCTTCAAATGTGACCAATGTGCAGCCATCAGGTCAACCAGCTGTGCCATCGAAAGATTCTCAG CGTGCTGGGCAGGTCAGATTTGCGCCGAATGGACAGACTCGTGATGTGAACAACAGATCTTTTGGATCTATTGCAGTTGGATCTGCAGCTGATGGTACTGAAATGCTGAGTACCTTGCTTGCTTCTGCTAATTCTGATCAGCAGAAACAGATACTTGGCGAGCGCCTTTATCCTCTTGTTCATAAACATAAG CCTGAGCTTGCTTCCAAGATAACTGGAATGCTGTTGGAGATGGACAACGCTGAACTGCTATTACTGTTGGAGTCTCCAGAATCTCTGGCAACCAAAGTGGATGAAGCAGTTGAGGTGCTCAAGCTCTCTAAGGCGAAAGTTTCCAGCCAAGAGTCGCTTCAGCCAAGTTTTCTCTCTGCATCAGAAGTTGCAGTCAACTGA